TTGATTGAAAATGCAATCAAACACAATACCATGTCACTGGCAAACCCACTTCATGTAAGGATTTTTATTGAAGAAGAAATGCTGGTAGTATGTAATCCTTTGCAGAAAAGAAACCTTACAGAACCAACAACGCAACTTGGCCTTAAAAATATCATCAACCGATATAATCTGCTTTTGAACAGGCAGGTTATTGTTGAAAAAACGGCAGAAGACTTTGTTGTAAAAATTCCTCTGATCGCATGAAAATACTTATTGTAGAAGATGAGGAATTAAGTGCAGAGCGATTGCACAAGCTAATTTTGACCATCGATTCGTCTATCCATTTACTTGGACTATTTCCCTCCGTTTTACAAACTATTGGATATCTTGCAGATGAATCGTCGGTGAAGCCAGATCTGATTTTTCTGGATATTCATCTTGAAGATGGCGAGGGTTTCAGAATTGTTGAGAGCCTGAATTTAATGATTCCCATTATTTTCACTACGGCTTATGATGAATACATGCTCAAAGCCTTTAAAACCAACAGCATAGATTATCTTTTAAAGCCCATTAATCCGCTGGAACTTCAAGCCTCGCTGACAAAATTTAAAAAACTGTCTGAAACTTTTGAAAAAAGAATAACCATCGAGCAAGTACCAGACACGGAAAAATACAAGGACAGGTTTTTATGCACGGCGGGTTCGCGTTTTTTTACCTTCAAAACAACCGAGATTGCCTATTTTACAATCGAGCAAAGAGCCACTTTTTTAAGAGTATTTGACGGCCGTCATTTTGCTGTTGAATACAGTCTGGATCGATTAACACAAATCATTGACCCGCGACAGTTTTTTCGGATAAACCGCACCATGCTGATATGCTTTAATGCTATTGAAAACATCCAGATCATTTCAGCAGGGAAATTGAGATTGGAACTGAATCCGGCCCTTTCCAAAGAAATTTACGTGAGCCCTGACCGTATTACCGAGTTTAAAATCTGGCTTGGAAAATAAGCTGACTTGCTATTCTGCAAGTCAAAACAGAGCTCTGAGCACAAAAAAATGACATTCAGACTTTTCTGTTTTTAAGCCTTGTATAAATTTACAAACTTGGCTAAAACAGAATTGTCAGCACTATGCCAGCCATTAAATTTAATGCCCATAAAAAGTTTCATTTACTTCAAAGCAAAACCCGCATCTGGGAATCATGTAATGAACAACTGGAACATTACCGGATCATATTCAT
The nucleotide sequence above comes from Dyadobacter subterraneus. Encoded proteins:
- a CDS encoding LytR/AlgR family response regulator transcription factor — translated: MKILIVEDEELSAERLHKLILTIDSSIHLLGLFPSVLQTIGYLADESSVKPDLIFLDIHLEDGEGFRIVESLNLMIPIIFTTAYDEYMLKAFKTNSIDYLLKPINPLELQASLTKFKKLSETFEKRITIEQVPDTEKYKDRFLCTAGSRFFTFKTTEIAYFTIEQRATFLRVFDGRHFAVEYSLDRLTQIIDPRQFFRINRTMLICFNAIENIQIISAGKLRLELNPALSKEIYVSPDRITEFKIWLGK